Proteins found in one Zea mays cultivar B73 chromosome 1, Zm-B73-REFERENCE-NAM-5.0, whole genome shotgun sequence genomic segment:
- the LOC103637689 gene encoding serine/threonine-protein kinase BSK2 — translation MGCFQSKVAGPLPPNDAAALPADKPADPEAANGAADGGGDGDDKEAVKRAVPVFREFALAELRAATKGFSADLIVSESGEKAPNAVYRGRLDGGRLIAVKRFSRLSWPDPQQFLADAVGVGKVRHKRLVNLIGCCAEGDERLLVAEYMPNDTLSKHLFHWDKQPLPWEMRLRVAYFIAQALDHCNLENRKIYHDLNAYRVLFDEEGDPRLSSFGLMKNSRDGKSYSTNLAYTPPEFLRTGRVIPESVIYSYGTVLLDLLSGKHIPPSHALDLIRGKNILLLMDSSLEGQYANEDASKLVDLASKCLQFESRDRPNIKYLLSSVGPLQNQKEVASHVFMGITKATSVLPAIYSPLGKACAGMDLSAVHDILLKTGYKDDEGAENELSFQEWTQQVQEMLNTKKFGDIAFRDKDFKTAIDYYSKLVAMMSTPSATVFARRSFSYLMNEQAELALRDAMQAQVCMPEWPTAFYLQALALSKLGMETDAQDMLNDGATFEAKKQNGWRS, via the exons ATGGGGTGCTTCCAGTCCAAGGTGGCGGGGCCCCTGCCGCCCAACGACGCCGCCGCGCTCCCCGCCGACAAGCCTGCAGATCCCG AGGCGGCGAACGGCGCCGCCGACGGGGGAGGCGACGGCGACGACAAGGAGGCCGTGAAGCGCGCGGTGCCGGTGTTCAGGGAGTTCGCGCTGGCCGAGCTGCGCGCCGCCACCAAGGGCTTCAGCGCCGACCTCATCGTCTCGGAGAGCGGCGAGAAGGCGCCCAACGCCGTCTACCGCGGCCGCCTCGATGGCGGACGGCTCATCGCCGTCAAACGCTTCTCGCGCCTCTCTTGGCCTGACCCGCAGCAGTTCCTC gcGGATGCGGTGGGCGTGGGGAAGGTGCGGCACAAGCGCCTCGTCAACCTCATTGGCTGCTGCGCCGAGGGTGACGAGAGGCTGCTCGTCGCTGAGTACATGCCCAACGACACCCTGTCGAAGCATCTCTTCCACT GGGATAAACAGCCTTTACCATGGGAAATGAGGCTGAGGGTTGCATATTTTATTGCACAAGCTCTCGACCATTGCAATTTGGAGAACAGGAAAATCTATCATGATTTGAATGCTTATAGAGTACTTTTTGATGAG GAAGGTGATCCCCGCCTGTCAAGTTTTGGATTAATGAAGAACAGCCGTGATGGAAAAAGCTATAGTACTAACCTGGCTTACACTCCACCAGAGTTTCTACGAACAG GCAGAGTAATTCCCGAGAGTGTGATATATAGCTATGGAACTGTCCTGTTGGATCTTTTGAGCGGAAAACACATTCCTCCTAGTCAT GCCCTAGATTTAATAAGGGGAAAGAATATACTGTTGCTGATGGATTCCTCCTTAGAAGGGCAGTATGCTAATGAAGATGCTTCAAAATTGGTTGACCTTGCATCAAAGTGTCTGCAATTTGAATCTAGGGATAGACCAAACATAAAGTATCTTTTGTCTTCAGTTGGTCCTCTTCAAAATCAAAAGGAG GTTGCATCACATGTGTTCATGGGTATTACAAAAGCCACATCAGTACTGCCAGCCATTTATTCTCCACTTGGGAAGGCCTGCGCTGGTATGGATCTTTCAGCGGTGCATGATATTTTACTCAAAACAGGTTATAAAGATGACGAGGGTGCAGAAAACGAG TTATCCTTTCAAGAATGGACCCAGCAAGTGCAAGAGATGCTGAACACAAAGAAGTTTGGTGACATTGCATTTAGAGACAAGGATTTTAAGACTGCAATTGACTACTATTCCAAG CTAGTCGCAATGATGTCGACGCCTTCGGCTACCGTTTTTGCTAGGCGCAGTTTTTCCTACTTGATGAATGAGCAAGCAGAGCTTGCTCTACGGGACGCAATGCAGGCCCAGGTCTGCATGCCCGAGTGGCCTACAGCCTTCTACCTCCAAGCCCTTGCTCTTTCAAAGCTCGGCATGGAAACCGACGCGCAGGACATGCTCAACGACGGAGCAACATTTGAGGCCAAGAAGCAAAACGGCTGGCGCAGTTAG